A genomic stretch from Antarcticibacterium flavum includes:
- a CDS encoding Smr/MutS family protein, with protein MKFKINDKVEVLDDALRGKVIDINGDQITIETTEGFMLQFHENELVGTNDEQSRLISTTDVKIADVLREKQGSKKPRSQRIKPKERNAPPMEVDLHIEKLVNSYRGMSNYDILTLQLDTAKRQIEFATRKRIQKIVFIHGVGEGVLKAELDFLLGRYDNLKFYDADYQKYGVGATEVYFFQNS; from the coding sequence ATGAAATTTAAGATCAATGATAAGGTTGAGGTGCTGGATGATGCCTTAAGGGGTAAGGTCATTGACATTAATGGAGATCAAATTACCATTGAGACAACTGAAGGTTTTATGCTTCAGTTTCATGAGAATGAGCTGGTGGGAACAAATGACGAGCAAAGCCGGCTTATCTCCACTACAGATGTTAAAATTGCTGATGTTCTAAGGGAGAAACAAGGTTCTAAGAAGCCAAGATCCCAACGTATCAAGCCAAAGGAGCGAAATGCCCCTCCTATGGAAGTAGATCTTCACATAGAAAAACTTGTGAATTCTTATAGAGGGATGAGCAATTATGATATTCTAACCCTGCAACTGGATACTGCGAAACGACAAATAGAATTTGCCACCCGAAAGCGTATCCAAAAGATCGTATTCATACATGGAGTAGGAGAAGGGGTGCTTAAAGCTGAACTCGATTTCCTGCTGGGCCGTTATGATAATTTAAAATTCTATGACGCCGACTATCAAAAATACGGTGTAGGAGCTACAGAAGTCTATTTCTTTCAGAATTCCTGA
- a CDS encoding T9SS type A sorting domain-containing protein, producing MRQIYIIAFLLLPFYGISQLHIQPRGSEPAFIYSEGELLFVQKNIHTKANPGGIASIYLRKEAQLLQGSQNMPNTGDGKLSVFQEGTASAYSYNYWASPVQSISPHPSFGEILYEPLTTLESQKAIITTGLDGQAQPLTISSRWVYTLDGSNYGDWQFAGNTFDIQPGEGFTMKGVNGKNLNVSLYGVPNNPGNAQRYDFRGRPNSGLFPLQIKKDEIKLVGNPYPSALDLNAFLTDNTNITGIAYFWDSKEVNSHYLQDYQGGYGAYSPAAGNNGYVPAVFYSYDQAGNPLQETGATGGNYARRFSPIGQGFIVEGAQNGAFFFRNEYRVFQKEAPRVSQFKTTANNNEPEHTTSIIRFNVKFPSYTRQLLLALREDSTPGFDLAMDARNLTPLVTDAGWWLQDEAFLIDVRPHQEAAEIPILLDIADSSMVSVEISEKENFRLPLFLLDKEMQVYHDLQAGAAVLFPEQGTHLERFFITFNAGEAAGEELPPVGPNLVNIFQNNREKRLEIRIEPQFTAERIRLFDISGKRIFEIQGEKGTTTYELRTDNLVKGVYIVKIKSIDDTVISKKVIISN from the coding sequence ATGAGACAAATATACATCATAGCATTTTTATTACTGCCATTTTACGGCATTTCCCAACTTCACATCCAGCCCCGGGGAAGTGAACCGGCCTTTATTTATTCTGAAGGGGAATTGCTGTTTGTTCAAAAGAACATTCATACCAAAGCCAACCCCGGTGGGATAGCCAGCATCTATTTAAGGAAGGAAGCCCAGCTCTTACAAGGCAGCCAGAATATGCCCAATACAGGAGATGGAAAACTCTCTGTTTTCCAGGAAGGTACTGCCTCGGCTTATAGTTACAACTATTGGGCATCTCCTGTACAAAGTATTTCCCCGCATCCTTCTTTTGGTGAAATTCTTTATGAGCCACTAACTACACTTGAGAGCCAAAAAGCAATTATCACCACAGGGTTGGATGGGCAGGCTCAACCCTTAACTATTTCCTCCCGGTGGGTCTACACCCTTGACGGGAGTAATTACGGTGACTGGCAGTTTGCAGGAAATACTTTTGATATACAGCCTGGCGAGGGCTTTACAATGAAGGGTGTAAACGGCAAAAATTTAAATGTTAGCCTTTATGGGGTGCCCAATAACCCGGGAAATGCTCAACGCTATGATTTTAGAGGAAGGCCTAACAGTGGATTGTTCCCTTTGCAAATAAAAAAAGATGAGATAAAACTCGTTGGCAACCCCTATCCCTCTGCCCTGGACCTCAATGCATTTTTGACAGATAACACTAACATTACAGGGATTGCTTATTTCTGGGATTCGAAAGAAGTTAACTCCCATTACCTGCAGGATTACCAGGGAGGCTATGGAGCTTACTCTCCTGCTGCAGGAAATAACGGTTATGTACCTGCGGTCTTCTACTCCTATGACCAGGCCGGGAATCCGCTTCAGGAAACAGGTGCAACAGGTGGTAACTACGCTCGTAGATTCTCCCCTATTGGCCAGGGTTTTATTGTGGAAGGAGCACAAAACGGGGCATTCTTTTTCAGGAATGAATACAGGGTTTTCCAAAAAGAAGCTCCCCGGGTATCACAATTTAAAACAACAGCAAATAATAATGAACCAGAACACACTACTTCCATTATAAGATTCAATGTGAAATTCCCTTCTTATACCCGGCAGTTGTTACTGGCTTTGAGGGAAGATTCCACTCCTGGCTTTGATCTGGCTATGGATGCCCGTAATCTTACCCCTCTGGTAACAGATGCCGGCTGGTGGTTGCAGGATGAAGCCTTTCTCATAGACGTAAGGCCACATCAAGAAGCTGCAGAGATACCTATCCTGCTGGATATTGCGGATTCTTCTATGGTAAGTGTAGAAATATCAGAAAAAGAAAACTTCAGGCTTCCTTTATTTCTATTAGACAAGGAAATGCAGGTTTACCACGACCTGCAGGCGGGTGCTGCCGTTCTTTTTCCGGAGCAGGGAACCCATCTTGAAAGATTTTTCATAACCTTTAACGCAGGTGAAGCAGCCGGTGAGGAATTACCGCCCGTAGGCCCTAACCTGGTTAACATATTTCAAAATAACAGGGAAAAAAGGCTGGAAATTAGAATAGAACCTCAATTTACTGCCGAACGTATCAGGCTTTTTGATATTTCAGGTAAAAGAATATTTGAAATTCAGGGAGAAAAAGGCACTACAACTTATGAGCTAAGGACAGATAATCTTGTCAAGGGAGTTTACATTGTGAAAATAAAATCCATAGATGACACCGTAATTTCTAAAAAAGTGATAATTTCAAATTAA
- a CDS encoding DUF2752 domain-containing protein: MEEFLLPCLNKEIFGLDCYGCGGQRALLLLLKGEFGAAFKLFPPIYPILLLLAFVLFNLFYKFKNDFIIKMGLVIITAAILVGNYLFKMFQLIN, from the coding sequence ATGGAGGAATTCTTGCTCCCTTGTTTAAATAAGGAGATTTTTGGGCTGGATTGTTATGGTTGTGGTGGCCAAAGAGCACTGCTGCTTCTCTTAAAAGGGGAATTTGGAGCTGCTTTCAAATTATTCCCTCCCATCTACCCTATCCTTTTACTCCTTGCTTTTGTGCTTTTTAACCTGTTTTATAAATTTAAAAATGATTTTATCATCAAGATGGGGCTGGTTATTATAACAGCTGCTATCCTGGTGGGCAATTATTTATTTAAAATGTTTCAACTAATCAATTAA
- a CDS encoding CCC motif membrane protein, whose product MEIHNTERQQLPNATLILVFGILSIVGCCCWGVVGLIFGIVALVLSKKATDLYNSNPEAYTGYQNVKTGRILAIIGVILSVLVIIANIVMLVLYGVEGIEEMQREMIEQYGG is encoded by the coding sequence ATGGAAATTCACAACACAGAACGACAACAACTTCCTAATGCAACCCTTATTCTCGTATTTGGCATCTTATCCATTGTGGGATGTTGCTGCTGGGGAGTAGTGGGTTTAATCTTTGGAATAGTAGCCCTGGTCCTTTCTAAGAAAGCCACAGATCTTTATAACTCTAACCCGGAAGCCTATACCGGCTATCAAAATGTAAAAACCGGAAGGATTCTGGCCATTATCGGGGTTATCTTAAGTGTCCTGGTGATCATTGCCAATATAGTAATGCTGGTTCTTTATGGTGTGGAAGGCATAGAAGAAATGCAACGGGAAATGATAGAGCAATATGGCGGTTAA
- the hisS gene encoding histidine--tRNA ligase produces the protein MAQKPSIPKGTRDFTPVEVAKRNYIINTIRSKFENFGFQPIETPSFENSDTLMGKYGEEGDRLIFKILNSGDYLKKANEEAYTERDSTKLTSSISEKALRYDLTVPFARYVVQHQSELEFPFKRYQIQPVWRADRPQKGRFREFYQCDADVVGSDSLWQEVEFVQLYDAVFSALHLEGTLIKINNRKILSGFAEVIGEQDKLIDFTVALDKLDKIGKDGVQKEMLEKGISAEALTKIEPVFGLTGTFQDKMDILKDILKNSETGKKGIEELEFVENAVKELGLETARLELDVTLARGLNYYTGAIFEVGAPARVKMGSIGGGGRYDDLTGIFGLKNMSGVGISFGLDRIYLVLEELNLFPETVTVSTKIMFINFGEKEGLYALRAVNALRKEGIVAELYPDPAKMKKQMNYANKRQIPFVVLAGAEEMEAQKYGLKNMNTGEQEKINLEELISRIS, from the coding sequence ATGGCACAAAAACCTTCCATTCCAAAAGGAACAAGGGACTTTACCCCGGTTGAAGTTGCAAAGCGCAATTATATTATAAACACTATAAGGTCCAAATTTGAGAATTTTGGATTTCAGCCTATTGAAACCCCCAGCTTTGAAAATTCTGATACCCTTATGGGTAAGTATGGAGAAGAGGGCGACAGGCTTATTTTTAAGATCCTCAACTCCGGGGATTATTTAAAAAAAGCTAATGAGGAGGCATATACCGAGAGGGATAGTACAAAATTAACTTCCTCCATAAGTGAAAAAGCTCTTCGCTATGATCTCACGGTGCCTTTTGCAAGATATGTAGTACAGCACCAAAGCGAACTTGAATTTCCATTTAAACGGTATCAAATTCAGCCGGTGTGGCGGGCCGACAGGCCCCAAAAAGGTCGCTTTAGGGAATTCTATCAATGTGATGCAGATGTTGTAGGGAGTGACAGCCTTTGGCAGGAGGTAGAATTTGTGCAGTTGTACGATGCTGTGTTTAGTGCCCTGCACTTAGAAGGAACCTTAATTAAGATTAATAATAGGAAAATACTTTCTGGTTTTGCTGAAGTGATTGGGGAGCAGGATAAGCTCATAGATTTTACCGTAGCCCTGGACAAGCTTGACAAGATTGGAAAAGATGGAGTGCAGAAGGAAATGCTCGAGAAAGGAATTTCAGCTGAAGCTTTGACGAAAATAGAACCGGTCTTTGGTTTAACGGGAACTTTTCAGGATAAGATGGATATTCTCAAGGATATCCTAAAGAATTCAGAAACTGGAAAAAAGGGAATTGAAGAGCTGGAATTTGTAGAAAATGCCGTGAAGGAGTTAGGACTGGAGACTGCAAGACTGGAACTTGATGTTACCCTTGCCCGTGGACTCAATTATTACACAGGGGCGATCTTTGAAGTGGGTGCACCTGCAAGGGTCAAAATGGGATCCATTGGAGGCGGTGGCCGCTATGATGATCTTACCGGCATCTTTGGATTAAAAAATATGAGTGGGGTTGGGATCTCATTTGGCCTGGATAGGATCTACCTGGTGCTTGAGGAGCTCAATCTCTTTCCTGAAACTGTAACTGTGTCTACCAAAATCATGTTCATTAATTTTGGAGAGAAGGAAGGGCTGTATGCCCTAAGAGCTGTGAATGCCTTACGCAAGGAGGGAATAGTTGCTGAGCTCTATCCCGATCCCGCCAAAATGAAAAAACAAATGAATTATGCCAATAAAAGGCAAATTCCATTTGTTGTGCTGGCAGGTGCCGAGGAAATGGAGGCTCAAAAATACGGCCTTAAGAATATGAACACAGGAGAACAGGAGAAGATCAATTTAGAGGAACTTATCTCCAGGATATCATAA
- a CDS encoding ABC transporter permease, whose translation MFPLLKENIRIAFDSIKSQLLRTILTVLIIAIGITALVGILSAVSALENTISSDFASMGANTFNLQRYSFTAQARGGGQREKVHPVISYREVRKFKEVYEYPGTQTSISFTGTSGAEVKYEDKKTDPEVSILGVNEHFLSNSGLDLEEGHDFSYFDIQNNNNVAILGADFATGLFKDISPIDKTISIRGAKFRVIGILESKGSTFGNNQDLRVLIPVEIARSIFTQPNINYNISVKVDDKEKLEGAQSEAVITFRNIRGLNPVEEDNFGMARSDDLINQIFQITGYLNVAAWIISIITIFGSSIALMNIMLVSVAERTREIGIRKALGAKRGTIATQFFMETLIIGQIGGLFGILFGILIGYAVATAASFDFVTPWRAMLWATGITILVAILAGSYPASKAAKQDPVESLHYE comes from the coding sequence ATGTTTCCACTGCTTAAGGAAAATATTAGGATCGCTTTCGACTCTATTAAAAGTCAGTTACTCAGGACTATTCTCACAGTCCTAATTATAGCCATAGGAATTACTGCCCTGGTAGGGATTTTAAGTGCTGTTAGCGCCCTGGAGAACACTATAAGCAGTGATTTCGCATCCATGGGGGCAAATACCTTTAATCTACAGCGTTATTCCTTTACAGCCCAGGCACGCGGTGGCGGACAAAGGGAAAAGGTACACCCTGTGATCTCTTACCGCGAGGTAAGGAAATTCAAAGAGGTTTATGAATACCCCGGCACCCAAACTTCCATCTCTTTTACCGGGACCAGTGGTGCAGAGGTTAAATATGAAGATAAAAAAACAGATCCTGAGGTTTCCATTCTTGGTGTAAATGAACATTTCCTTTCAAATTCGGGCCTGGACCTCGAGGAAGGCCACGATTTCAGCTATTTCGATATCCAGAATAATAATAACGTAGCCATCCTGGGTGCCGATTTTGCTACAGGACTTTTTAAAGACATTTCTCCCATTGATAAAACTATTAGTATAAGGGGCGCAAAATTCAGGGTAATAGGAATCCTGGAATCCAAGGGATCCACATTTGGGAATAACCAGGACCTACGGGTATTGATTCCCGTAGAAATCGCCCGCTCCATTTTTACACAGCCAAATATTAATTATAATATTAGTGTGAAAGTAGATGACAAGGAAAAACTGGAAGGCGCACAAAGTGAAGCTGTTATTACCTTCAGAAATATTAGGGGTTTAAATCCTGTGGAGGAGGATAACTTTGGAATGGCACGTAGTGATGACCTTATAAACCAGATCTTTCAAATTACAGGTTATCTCAATGTGGCAGCCTGGATCATTTCCATCATTACTATTTTTGGCTCCTCAATTGCCCTTATGAATATCATGCTCGTATCTGTAGCAGAGCGTACCCGGGAAATTGGGATTAGGAAAGCCCTGGGCGCTAAAAGGGGTACTATTGCCACACAATTCTTCATGGAAACCCTTATCATAGGCCAAATTGGCGGCCTGTTTGGAATCCTGTTTGGAATACTTATAGGATATGCAGTGGCAACAGCGGCTAGTTTTGATTTTGTGACTCCCTGGAGGGCGATGTTATGGGCAACCGGGATTACCATCCTGGTGGCGATCCTGGCCGGCAGTTACCCTGCCAGCAAGGCAGCAAAACAAGACCCTGTGGAATCACTGCATTACGAATAG
- a CDS encoding DUF6495 family protein, translated as MKYTRLTKEQFEELHQEFINFLATQSITAAEWESIKKDKPEVAEEELDIFSDLVWEGVLDKVEYLEHFSANQMFLFNITSIQINLIAVKIEKDDIDIRTPAGYQWLQKNLMDDSVNLYTSSKVLKEDRNKDIFALIQQGAVITKGDLYRYFDTVVNES; from the coding sequence ATGAAGTATACCCGCCTCACAAAAGAACAATTTGAAGAGCTACACCAGGAATTCATAAACTTTCTGGCCACCCAGTCCATTACTGCTGCAGAGTGGGAGTCTATTAAGAAGGATAAACCTGAAGTAGCAGAGGAAGAACTGGATATATTTAGTGACCTGGTATGGGAAGGCGTACTCGATAAAGTAGAGTACCTTGAACATTTTTCTGCAAATCAAATGTTCCTGTTCAATATCACCTCTATTCAAATTAATTTGATAGCTGTGAAGATCGAGAAGGATGATATTGATATTAGGACCCCTGCAGGTTACCAGTGGCTGCAAAAGAATTTAATGGATGATAGTGTAAATCTTTATACTTCTTCCAAAGTTCTTAAAGAGGACAGGAATAAGGATATTTTTGCTCTTATTCAACAAGGGGCCGTGATCACCAAAGGTGATCTATATAGGTACTTTGACACTGTTGTAAACGAAAGCTAA
- the rplI gene encoding 50S ribosomal protein L9: MELILKKDVENLGFKDDLVTVKNGYARNFLIPQGFATLATPSAKKVLAETMKQRAFKEQKNIEEAKKQAAKLNGLELKLTAKAGAGDKMFGSITDADLAEALAKEGIELDKKYITIAGGNIKRLGQYEATLRFHREVISTFNFDVVAEA; encoded by the coding sequence ATGGAATTGATACTTAAAAAAGACGTAGAGAATTTAGGGTTTAAAGACGATTTGGTAACTGTGAAGAACGGTTATGCAAGAAACTTCCTAATTCCACAGGGATTTGCAACTTTGGCTACACCTTCTGCAAAGAAAGTATTGGCTGAAACTATGAAGCAACGTGCCTTCAAAGAGCAAAAGAATATCGAAGAAGCTAAGAAGCAAGCTGCCAAATTAAATGGACTTGAACTTAAGCTTACTGCAAAAGCAGGTGCCGGTGATAAAATGTTTGGATCTATTACAGATGCAGACCTTGCTGAGGCTTTGGCTAAAGAAGGGATCGAGCTGGACAAAAAATATATCACTATTGCAGGTGGTAACATTAAGCGTTTAGGACAATATGAAGCTACTTTGCGTTTTCACCGTGAAGTAATATCTACCTTCAACTTTGATGTTGTTGCTGAGGCATAA
- the rpsR gene encoding 30S ribosomal protein S18, translating into MSSIEQQAKGKKDGEIRYLTPLNIETNKAKKYCRFKRSGIKYIDYKDPDFLMSFVNEQGKLLPRRLTGTSLKYQRKVAVAVKRARHLALMPYVGDLLK; encoded by the coding sequence ATGTCATCTATTGAACAACAAGCAAAAGGTAAAAAAGACGGAGAGATTAGGTATCTTACTCCGCTTAACATAGAAACCAACAAAGCTAAAAAGTATTGTAGATTCAAAAGATCTGGTATCAAGTATATCGATTATAAGGATCCGGACTTTTTAATGAGCTTTGTAAACGAACAAGGGAAATTATTACCCCGTCGTCTAACAGGTACTTCTTTAAAATATCAGCGTAAAGTGGCTGTGGCTGTAAAGCGTGCACGTCATTTAGCATTAATGCCGTATGTTGGCGATTTATTAAAATAA
- the rpsF gene encoding 30S ribosomal protein S6, which yields MNHYETVFILNPVLSDDQIKETVKKYEDFLVSNGAEMISKENWGLKKLAYPIQHKKSGFYHLFEFKAPGEAINPLEVEFRRDERMMRYLTVKLDKHAAAWAEKRRNRNKEKA from the coding sequence ATGAATCATTATGAAACTGTTTTCATCTTGAATCCCGTTTTATCTGATGACCAGATAAAGGAAACAGTTAAGAAATACGAAGATTTTCTTGTTTCTAACGGTGCCGAGATGATATCCAAAGAGAATTGGGGGCTTAAAAAACTTGCTTACCCAATCCAACACAAAAAGAGTGGTTTCTATCACTTATTTGAATTCAAAGCTCCGGGAGAGGCTATAAATCCTCTTGAGGTTGAATTTAGAAGAGATGAGCGCATGATGCGTTATCTTACTGTAAAGCTTGACAAGCATGCAGCTGCCTGGGCAGAAAAGAGAAGAAACAGAAACAAAGAAAAAGCGTAG
- a CDS encoding LytR/AlgR family response regulator transcription factor, translating to MEETLLKCAVVDDSSLQRLSIVKLIKDHPNLKLVAEYNNAIETKNGLLDTEVDLIFLDIEMPILTGFELLDDLPNKPQIIFVTGKTKYAFKAFDYDAVDYIHKPVSKERFNNAVSKAINLHNLKTHGTPLEDENFIFVKSNLKNRKVFLNKLKYIEALGDYVKFVTEKDTFVVLATMKSFEEQLPRDQFLRIHKSYIVNLEKVERYNSKNIEIDKQQIPLSRHKKSNLIDALSAMQ from the coding sequence GTGGAAGAAACTTTACTTAAATGTGCTGTAGTTGATGATTCAAGTTTACAACGCCTGTCGATTGTTAAGCTCATCAAAGACCATCCAAATTTAAAGCTGGTAGCCGAGTACAACAACGCCATTGAGACCAAAAATGGCCTGCTGGATACAGAGGTTGATCTTATTTTTCTTGATATAGAAATGCCTATCCTTACCGGGTTTGAACTGCTGGATGACCTGCCAAATAAACCACAGATCATCTTTGTTACCGGGAAGACCAAATACGCGTTTAAGGCCTTTGATTATGATGCTGTAGATTATATACATAAACCTGTAAGCAAAGAAAGGTTCAATAATGCAGTGAGTAAGGCAATTAACCTTCACAACTTAAAAACCCATGGAACTCCCCTGGAAGATGAAAATTTCATTTTCGTAAAGAGCAACCTGAAGAACCGAAAGGTATTTTTAAACAAACTAAAATATATAGAAGCTCTGGGTGACTATGTGAAATTTGTGACAGAGAAGGATACCTTTGTAGTTCTTGCTACTATGAAATCCTTTGAAGAACAATTACCCCGGGACCAGTTCCTGCGCATCCATAAATCATATATAGTAAACCTTGAGAAGGTGGAGCGCTATAACAGTAAGAATATTGAAATAGACAAACAGCAAATCCCATTGAGCAGGCATAAGAAATCAAATCTTATAGACGCTCTTAGTGCAATGCAATAG
- the priA gene encoding replication restart helicase PriA, with the protein MSFFLNVILPLPLEKRFTYEISREEASFIQPGMRVAVPFGKSKIYTGIVAEVHNTPPQLYDAKPIEQILDNAPVVTPGQLKFWNWLAKYYMCSEGEVLRAALPGGFLLESETLVQLGNTKEVNEDELGDDEYLLYEALQRQSSLKIKEIIQLLDKKTVLPVINKMVTRGIVVVNQEIYEQYKPKLIKYVKLNKEHASEAAMHVLLDDLGRAPKQREVILTLFQLQAGSKKPIKLKNLVKASGSSAAVVKTLIDKKVLIDFKLQEDRVSFEINKSTTVLELNEWQQKALSEIKKHFNEKEVCLLHGITSSGKTEVYIRLIEAAIANGKQVLYLLPEIALTAQLVARLQAFFGEKVLVYHSKYSVNERMEIYEHVLKASEKAQVILGARSSLFLPFNDLGLIVVDEEHETTFKQFDPAPRYNARDAAVVLANMHGANLILGSATPSIESYYNASHDKYRLVNLDRRYGEVLLPEIEIVDIKEKYRKKRMTGHFSDRLLEEIKLALAEEEQVILFQNRRGYSPILECTTCGHSPQCPNCDVSLTYHSNSNQLRCHYCGYHIAMQKKCMACDSPELTTKGFGTEQIETELKALLPEARIGRMDQDTTRGKHGHQKIITSFEQEEIDILVGTQMLSKGLDFRKVRLVGIMNADTLLNFPDFRAHERSFQLMLQVAGRAGRTKDRGKVLIQTYNPHHQIVKQVSVNDYKGMYKEQLEDRYQYQYPPYYKLIRFTLKSRDYSKTNEAADWLARSLQNVFREHVLGPEFPPVARIRNEYYKNILLKIPPKQSLGKTKAYIEKIMGSFKAIGAWRSVRVIINVDPY; encoded by the coding sequence ATGAGTTTTTTTTTAAATGTTATCCTGCCATTACCACTTGAAAAGCGCTTCACCTATGAAATTAGCAGGGAGGAGGCCAGCTTTATTCAGCCGGGGATGAGAGTGGCAGTGCCGTTTGGAAAATCTAAAATATATACCGGTATTGTTGCTGAAGTTCATAACACCCCACCACAGTTATACGATGCTAAACCTATAGAACAGATCCTGGATAACGCTCCTGTGGTAACACCGGGCCAGCTGAAGTTTTGGAACTGGTTAGCCAAATACTATATGTGCAGTGAAGGCGAAGTGCTTAGAGCGGCATTGCCCGGCGGATTCTTGCTGGAAAGTGAGACTCTTGTCCAGCTTGGCAATACGAAGGAGGTGAATGAGGATGAGCTGGGAGATGATGAATACCTCTTATATGAAGCTTTGCAAAGACAATCTTCATTAAAGATAAAAGAGATCATCCAGCTGCTCGATAAAAAAACAGTCTTACCCGTTATCAACAAAATGGTTACCAGGGGCATCGTCGTGGTCAACCAGGAGATCTATGAGCAGTATAAGCCAAAGCTTATAAAATATGTAAAACTCAATAAGGAACATGCTTCAGAGGCTGCGATGCACGTACTTCTTGATGATTTAGGAAGAGCCCCTAAACAGCGGGAGGTGATCCTTACTTTATTCCAGTTGCAGGCCGGTTCTAAAAAACCAATAAAGCTCAAGAACCTTGTTAAGGCCAGTGGCAGTTCAGCAGCAGTAGTGAAAACCCTCATTGATAAAAAGGTTCTAATCGATTTTAAGCTTCAGGAGGACAGGGTGAGTTTTGAAATAAATAAATCCACTACCGTTTTGGAGCTTAATGAATGGCAGCAAAAGGCCTTAAGTGAGATCAAAAAACACTTTAATGAGAAGGAAGTATGTTTGCTGCACGGCATCACTTCTTCTGGAAAGACAGAGGTGTACATCAGGCTTATTGAAGCTGCCATTGCAAATGGAAAGCAGGTATTATACCTGTTACCGGAAATTGCCTTAACTGCACAACTGGTAGCCCGGTTGCAAGCCTTTTTTGGAGAAAAGGTGCTGGTATATCACAGCAAATATTCAGTGAATGAGCGCATGGAGATTTATGAGCACGTACTTAAAGCCAGTGAGAAAGCACAGGTGATATTGGGTGCAAGGTCCTCTTTGTTCCTGCCTTTCAATGATCTGGGATTAATAGTTGTTGACGAGGAACATGAAACCACGTTTAAGCAATTTGATCCCGCTCCAAGGTATAATGCCAGGGATGCAGCTGTTGTCCTGGCAAATATGCATGGGGCCAATCTCATTTTGGGTAGTGCTACCCCATCTATCGAATCCTATTATAATGCTTCACATGATAAATACCGGTTGGTAAACCTGGACAGGCGTTACGGGGAAGTGTTGTTGCCCGAGATTGAAATAGTAGATATTAAGGAAAAATACCGCAAGAAAAGAATGACCGGTCATTTTTCTGACCGCCTGCTGGAAGAGATCAAGCTTGCCCTCGCTGAAGAGGAGCAGGTGATCCTTTTTCAAAACAGGCGCGGCTATTCTCCTATCCTGGAATGTACCACCTGCGGTCATTCCCCGCAGTGTCCCAATTGTGATGTAAGTTTGACCTACCATAGCAATAGTAACCAGTTACGATGCCATTACTGTGGATATCACATTGCAATGCAGAAGAAATGTATGGCCTGTGACAGCCCCGAATTAACTACAAAAGGATTTGGAACAGAGCAAATTGAAACTGAACTTAAGGCACTACTGCCTGAGGCACGCATTGGAAGAATGGACCAGGATACTACCCGGGGGAAGCATGGGCATCAAAAGATCATTACCTCCTTTGAGCAGGAGGAGATAGATATCCTGGTAGGAACCCAAATGCTTAGTAAAGGACTGGACTTTAGGAAAGTGAGGCTCGTTGGAATTATGAATGCAGATACCCTGCTAAATTTTCCAGATTTCAGGGCTCATGAGCGCAGTTTCCAGTTGATGCTGCAGGTGGCAGGAAGAGCGGGCAGGACCAAAGATCGTGGTAAGGTTTTGATACAAACCTACAATCCGCACCATCAAATTGTCAAACAGGTATCGGTTAATGATTATAAGGGAATGTACAAAGAGCAACTGGAGGACAGGTACCAGTACCAATACCCGCCATATTATAAACTTATAAGGTTTACTCTTAAAAGCAGGGACTATAGTAAGACAAACGAAGCGGCAGACTGGCTTGCGAGGTCTTTGCAGAACGTTTTCAGGGAGCATGTTCTGGGCCCTGAATTTCCACCGGTTGCAAGGATAAGAAATGAATATTATAAGAACATACTGCTCAAGATCCCCCCAAAGCAATCTTTAGGTAAAACCAAAGCTTATATAGAGAAGATCATGGGTAGTTTTAAGGCTATAGGTGCCTGGAGAAGTGTGCGGGTGATCATCAATGTAGACCCTTATTAA